AAGGTGTGGATGTTAAAAGTCTTCAAGGAACCATACCCGAGTTTATCTTTGTAGTCTTCCAGCTTACCTTTGCAGCAATAACAGTAGCTCTCATAAGTGGTTCTTATATAGAGAGGATCAGGTTTTCCGCATGGGTGATTTTCAGCATCCTCTGGATGAGTCTGGTTTACGTCCCAATAGCCCACTGGGTATGGGGTGGAGGATTTTTAGCGAAGCTCGGTGCTTTGGATTTTGCTGGTGGTACTGTGGTTCATATAAATGCGGGTATTGCGGGACTTGTAGGTGCGTTACTTTTAGGCAGAAGAAAGGATATAAGTCTTATTCCAAGTAATCTGCCTATGGTAGTCATAGGTGCTGGTTTACTTTGGTTTGGATGGTTTGGCTTTAACGCAGGTTCTGCAGTAGCTTCCAATGGTCTTGCTGCCGCAGCCTTTCTGAATACCAACACGGCGACTGCAATGGCAGCTCTTTCCTGGATGCTTACCGAATGGTTACATGCTAAGAAGCCTACCTTGCTTGGACTTGCATCAGGCGCTGTTGCTGGTTTAGTTGCCATAACGCCAGCGGCAGGTTTCGTAAACGTGATAGGTGCGATCGTCATAGGTATACTGGCAGGTGTGATTCCCTACTTTATGGTTGCCGTAGTGAAACACAAACTGGGTTACGATGATGCTCTTGATGTGTTTGGTATTCACGGTATTGCAGGTATACTGGGAGCCATACTCACTGGGGTATTTGCGGATCCTTCTATAAACGAGGCAGGAAAGGGTTTACTTTACGGTAATCCCGGACAAGTGATTATACAGCTCGCTGCAGTTGGTACCACTATACTTTACGATGCTGTATTAACCTTCATAATCCTTGTAGTTGTAAAGATTTTGGTGGGTTTGAAAGTAAAAGAAGAGGAGGAGATAGTTGGATTGGACAGGTCTCAGCACGGTGAAAATGCTTACAACGTGACCTAAAGGCAAGCCTTTAGGTCCTTCCTGCTCCTTTTTTTAGGGAATTAAAAATCAAAGGAGGTATATATCATGAAAAGGTCAGTTTTTCTGCTCAGTACCTTAGGAGGCTTTAGCATCGCTAATGCCTTAGAGTTGAAGACGGACTTCTTAGGCACCCTCAACATAGGCGGGTCTATAACAGGTTACGGAATTTACACCAACAACAAAGTTGGAGCCGACAAAAAGACAAGATACGATATTGGTTCTGCGATCCTCACCATATCCAAATCTGCAGATCCTATAGGTTTTACCATTATGGGAGGAGCTTACTCCACGCCTGTAGTAGGTGTAGGAATACTAAAGACAAGCGAGTATACGGATCTTTTCAGCGCATTGCCTGTCGCTTATCTTGAGTTTGCTCCAGTCAAAGGTCTTTCACTTCAAGTCGGTAAACTTCCCACCATCATAGGTTACGAATCAGCTTTTACATACCTTAACAACTACATCCAAAGAGGTCTCATATGGAACATGCAACCTGTTATAAACAACGGTGTGAGACTCACATACACTTCTGAGCTGTTCTTTTTAAAAATGGGTGTAAACGATGGCTTTTATACTCTCAGCACAACACATGCCAAACCAGCTATTGAAGCGAGCTTTGGAATCACGCCTGTGAAAGATGGTTCTATATCTTTCAACATGCTCTTGCCAGATAAAAATGCCAGACCTAATTCTACCGCAGTTCCAGCAAACAAAAGGGAGTTCAACGTTGTTGCAAGCTACACCCTAAATAAACTTTCACTTGGAGCCGATCTTATGTACGTGGAAGCCCCAAAAAGCAGCGAAGCAGGTGTGCCAGAAAAGGCAAAGGCAAGCGGTGGCTGTATTCATTTCTCTTATGACCTTAAACCTTTTAAAGTTTCAGGAAGAGTTGAGTACGTAAAAGATAATTCGGATAGTGGTGGTATTGATTTGGTAGGACTCGGTGATGGTAACAAGGGCTGGACTTTTACGCTGACACCTGCTTACACGAAAGGACCTCTTTTTGTAAGGGGAGAGATATCTTACGTAAAGGCTGATAAGCCCTTTACGGTAAACAGCAAGAAGAACCAAACCAGATTCGGCGTGGAGGCAGGATTTATCTTCTGAATTTTACCCCTTTTTTGGGGCTACATTTTAAGTATGAGTTTGAAGGCTGTACTCTTGGATATTGATAGTGTGCTTTGTAAAGGGATGAAGTTATAGAAGGTACTTTGCAGGCTCTTACAAACCTTTACAACAAGAATACTTTCCAGAAAGCTCTTTGAAAGACTCAAAAACCTGGGTTTTGATGTAAAAGAAGATGAGGTTTTCACCGCATTAAGGGTTACTAAGGAGTTTTTGTTAAGAAGAAGGGCGAGTGCGTATCTTTTGACCACTGACGAGGTAAAAGAAGAATTTACTGAGCTTGAGACTTACCCAGTTGAGTATGTAGTGATTGCGGATGCGCATACAAACTTCACATATCATAACCTGAATACGGAAGATCTTGAACTCATGGCGGTTGCTCCAAACAGGTAATTTATGGACAAAGATGGAAAACTCTTCCTTGATGCAGGATCTTTTGTCAAAGCTCTTGAATACGCAGGCGGTAAGACAGCTACAGTTATCGGAATCAAGGGTGCATTGGTTAAAGGAGGACGGCTAACTTGACAAAGATATAAAGGGGTCATAAATTTATTAATAGATAGTTGGTAAGTAAATACTTACAGGAGGTGAATCATGAATGTAGGGTGGCTGGAGGTAGTAATTGCAACCTTGTTCATCTCCATAGTTGTGAGCCTTATATTAGCACGTGGACGTCACTGGCTTGAACCTGGCTTTTGGAAAGTTACCGCTATCATAACAAGTAGCGTAATGGCTGCAACCTTAGTTATACTCACCGTTGACACATCAAGGAAGATAAGTATGGGCAGTAAGAGGGTACCTTCACCTTCAGTTATCAATAGGGAAATAGGTTACGTTTACAATGCAGAGAGGATGGCTATGGAACCAGTTTTTGGTAAAGAGGTGGGTCTATTCGGTAAGATATGGAGCGAAGAGGATGCTGAAAAACTCGTAACTAAAGGTAAGCTTGTTATACAAAGCAGAAACTGTATGGATTGCCACACGTTGCTTGGAAACGGAGCTTACTACGCACCTGATCTTACAAAGGCTTGGCTTGATCCCAAGTGGGAGAAACAGCTCATGCCAATGACTGGTGCCAAAACCAAGGAAGAAGCTATAAGAGTCTTTTTGATGAACCCCGATAAATATCCTACCTGGGTGAGGAGAATGCCTAAT
Above is a window of Hydrogenobacter sp. DNA encoding:
- a CDS encoding ammonium transporter, coding for MRRVGSIIPLLLISLSFAQETQPKLDTGDTAWMIVATAFVMLMTLPGLAIFYGGMAKRKDTLNTIAMSFVTYCIVSVLWVLYGYSLAFNTDINGIIGSPSKILLQGVDVKSLQGTIPEFIFVVFQLTFAAITVALISGSYIERIRFSAWVIFSILWMSLVYVPIAHWVWGGGFLAKLGALDFAGGTVVHINAGIAGLVGALLLGRRKDISLIPSNLPMVVIGAGLLWFGWFGFNAGSAVASNGLAAAAFLNTNTATAMAALSWMLTEWLHAKKPTLLGLASGAVAGLVAITPAAGFVNVIGAIVIGILAGVIPYFMVAVVKHKLGYDDALDVFGIHGIAGILGAILTGVFADPSINEAGKGLLYGNPGQVIIQLAAVGTTILYDAVLTFIILVVVKILVGLKVKEEEEIVGLDRSQHGENAYNVT
- a CDS encoding porin, with the protein product MKRSVFLLSTLGGFSIANALELKTDFLGTLNIGGSITGYGIYTNNKVGADKKTRYDIGSAILTISKSADPIGFTIMGGAYSTPVVGVGILKTSEYTDLFSALPVAYLEFAPVKGLSLQVGKLPTIIGYESAFTYLNNYIQRGLIWNMQPVINNGVRLTYTSELFFLKMGVNDGFYTLSTTHAKPAIEASFGITPVKDGSISFNMLLPDKNARPNSTAVPANKREFNVVASYTLNKLSLGADLMYVEAPKSSEAGVPEKAKASGGCIHFSYDLKPFKVSGRVEYVKDNSDSGGIDLVGLGDGNKGWTFTLTPAYTKGPLFVRGEISYVKADKPFTVNSKKNQTRFGVEAGFIF
- a CDS encoding cytochrome c yields the protein MNVGWLEVVIATLFISIVVSLILARGRHWLEPGFWKVTAIITSSVMAATLVILTVDTSRKISMGSKRVPSPSVINREIGYVYNAERMAMEPVFGKEVGLFGKIWSEEDAEKLVTKGKLVIQSRNCMDCHTLLGNGAYYAPDLTKAWLDPKWEKQLMPMTGAKTKEEAIRVFLMNPDKYPTWVRRMPNLKLSEDEATAVVAYLKWMSAIDTNGFPANFPEVKVSQ